Below is a genomic region from Pseudomonas extremaustralis.
AGAAGGCCAAGGCCAGTGGCGCGCCCAAGGCATTGGTGCCGGTGGTGGTGCTGGAGCGCGACGATGCGGCGCTGGGGCGGCAATTGCTGGAGCACTATCAGAAGGGTGAAACGGTGTTAATGCTTTATCGAAAAAGTAGCGATAAGTTGCTGATTCAAGAGCATATTCAGGCCGTAGTTAATGTTGATTCTAGCTTGCCGCCCTTGTCGCGAAGATTGAAGCAGCTGACCTATCACAGCGCCAAGGGCCTACAGGCAGACGCGGTATTTTTGCTCGGGGATTGTCAGCATATGACTAGCTCGCCCTACAAGAATCAGGTCTATCGCCTGGCCGGCCTGGGCAATGAAGGTGATCGCGAGCCCTACGACACGGCACAAAAGGACGAGGTGCTGCGCCTGGCCTATGTCGGCATTACCCGCGCGGTGAGCCACTGCTATTGGTATGTGGAGAAGCCGGAAGGCCAGGCAGTGAATGTGCCGAGGGCCTCGGAGCGGGTCGATGGGAAGAAAGCGTTTTTCGACGATCAGCGCACTTGAGTGCGCTGATCGAAGGGCGCTCAGGCCCGCAATGACAGCGGCGGTACAAAGGACTCCAGCTCATCCTCCACCGCCTCGATGATGCGCTCGACATCGGCGGCATTCATCACGGTGGCACAGGGGATGCCGGCAATCGCAATCAAGGTCTCACCGCTGGCGCGGTCGAACAGACGGGCGATCATACTGCCGGGGGCGTCCATGCTTGCCTCGAAGCCCATCGGGTGAAAATGCCAGCGCATCAGCTGGCAAGCGTTGGGGAACGTCACTTTATTCATGTTGCCCACCTTGTTCATTGAGCGCTTCCTTTAGCTCGCGGCAGGGGGCCAGGACCGTCACTGGTCGTGGCGTCGAAGAACGTCAAAAGTAGCATTCGCCTGCCCATGCAAGGTGAATTTTTTTGCCCTGCTGGACGGTTGGTATCCATTCGTTTGATGCAGGTCACGTTATAGGGAACACCAGGCGAAAGGCCATCAGTCAGACATTTCAACGGGCCATTGAAGGGCTCGCCGAATTTCGGCAATCTCCACGGTTTACCCGCCGACGAGCGTTTCATGCCCGACATCGCCCACGCTGAGGATAGCCAGCAAACCCAAGCCACCGGTGACCTGGTGCTGCGCCACCATCTGTGCTGGCGTCATCGGGACCTTGACGGCGTGATGGCCTACTATCACCCGGCTATCCAGTACCACGACTTTTTTCAGAACCGGGTCATCGGTCACGCCGAGTTGCGCGAGTACCTGAAAGCCAGCATGCCCCGTGCCGCCGACGAGGCGATTGAACACATCGACCGTATCCGCGCCGATGGCGACACGGCGTTCATCCAATACCGCATCACCTTGCGTGGCAGTCAGGGCCTGGTGTCGTTTCGCACCAGCGAGGCGATCACGGTGCGCGACGGCTTGATCTGGCGGGTCAATGAATACGCGTCCCTGGTGCATGAGCAAGCCACCCAGTCGCTGCGCCCGACAGTCAGCCGATTGGGCCTGTCGCCCCAGCAATTGGGGCATATGGCCAACGACCTGCAGCAGTACTTCGAACTCAAGCAGCCCTACCTGGACCCGGAGCTGGACCTGCAGCGCGTCGCCAAGGAGTGTGGTTACAGCCGCAACCAGATTTCCTACTTGCTGAACCAGGTGCTGGGGCAGAGTTTCTACCGCTACGTCAACCAGGCGCGGCTCCAGCATTTGCTGGCGGCCCTGGACACCGCCGTGCCGCCGATCAAGGTCGACGAGCTGGCGTTCGCGGCGGGTTTCAATTCGCTGTCGGCGTTCTACAGCGCATTCCGCCAGCACACGGGCCAGTCGCCCAAGGCCTACGTCAAACAAATTTCTCTGCGTGCACGCGCGCAAGACAGCCCCTGACACCACGCTCTAGGATCGCCCCTATCGAAACGAGGTGGGGGAGCTTGGCATGC
It encodes:
- a CDS encoding DUF1652 domain-containing protein, producing the protein MNKVGNMNKVTFPNACQLMRWHFHPMGFEASMDAPGSMIARLFDRASGETLIAIAGIPCATVMNAADVERIIEAVEDELESFVPPLSLRA
- a CDS encoding helix-turn-helix transcriptional regulator, which gives rise to MPDIAHAEDSQQTQATGDLVLRHHLCWRHRDLDGVMAYYHPAIQYHDFFQNRVIGHAELREYLKASMPRAADEAIEHIDRIRADGDTAFIQYRITLRGSQGLVSFRTSEAITVRDGLIWRVNEYASLVHEQATQSLRPTVSRLGLSPQQLGHMANDLQQYFELKQPYLDPELDLQRVAKECGYSRNQISYLLNQVLGQSFYRYVNQARLQHLLAALDTAVPPIKVDELAFAAGFNSLSAFYSAFRQHTGQSPKAYVKQISLRARAQDSP